A region of Numenius arquata chromosome 25, bNumArq3.hap1.1, whole genome shotgun sequence DNA encodes the following proteins:
- the COMP gene encoding cartilage oligomeric matrix protein, whose translation MISALAFVFLLCLSCPFSSCQQRRLGGEVGPEMLEEMRETNRVLMEVRDLLKQQIKEITFLKNTVMECDACGIRPEVTGPVITVTQFNRCLPNPCFPGVACTETGTGFRCGPCPPGYSGNGSQCTDINECNANPCFPKVQCINTAPGFRCDPCPPGFTGQMVEGVGLAYARANKQVCTDINECETGAAKNCVPNSICINTRGSYKCGACKPGFVGDQVNGCKSQTARRCPNGEISPCHEKAQCIVERDGSISCACLVGWAGNGYVCGKDTDIDGVPDEKQRCSDKKCRKDNCVTVPNSGQEDADRDGIGDACDDDADGDGILNAEDNCVYTRNTDQRNMDKDNFGDACDNCRQVKNNDQRDIDGDGKGDECDDDMDGDGIKNPMDNCKRVPNPDQKDGDGDGVGDVCDSCPTVSNPDQKDTDHDLVGDVCDTNQDSDGDGHQDSRDNCPTVPNSSQVDTDNDGLGDECDDDDDDDGIPDVKPPGPDNCRLVPNPGQEDSDGDGVGNLCEDDFDRDMVIDRIDVCPENAEVTLTDFRAFQTVVLDPEGDAQIDPNWIVLNQGMEIVQTMNSDPGLAVGYTAFNGVDFEGTFHVNTATDDDYAGFIFGYQDSSSFYVVMWKQMEQTYWQANPFRAVAEPGIQLKAVKSKTGPGEYLRNSLWHTGDTTDQVKLLWKDPRNSGWKDKTSYRWFLQHRPQVGYIRARFYEGPEVVADTGVVLDTTMRGGRLGVFCFSQENIIWSNLRYRCNDTIPEDYETFRVQQD comes from the exons GCATACGCCCCGAGGTGACAGGCCCTGTCATCACCGTGACACAGTTTAACCGGTGCCTTCCCAACCCCTGCTTCCCCGGAGTGGCTTGCACCGAGACCGGCACTGGCTTCCGCTGTGGACCCTGTCCCCCGGGTTATTCAGGCAACGGGTCCCAGTGCACTGATATCAACGAG TGCAACGCAAACCCCTGCTTCCCGAAGGTCCAGTGCATTAACACCGCCCCCGGCTTCCGCTGCGATCCCTGCCCTCCCGGCTTCACTGGGCAAATGGTCGAAGGGGTTGGACTAGCTTATGCCAGGGCCAACAAACAG GTTTGTACTGACATCAATGAATGCGAGACAGGAGCTGCCAAAAATTGCGTCCCCAACTCAATCTGCATCAATACTCGG GGATCCTACAAGTGCGGGGCTTGTAAACCTGGCTTCGTCGGGGATCAAGTCAATGGCTGCAAGAGCCAGACAGCGAGACGCTGCCCCAACGGTGAAATCAGTCCGTGCCACGAGAAAGCACAGTGCATCGTGGAGCGTGACGGGTCCATCTCCTGCGCG TGCCTCGTGGGGTGGGCAGGGAACGGCTACGTCTGTGGGAAGGATACGGACATCGATGGAGTCCCCGATGAGAAGCAACGCTGCTCTGACAAAAAATGCCGCAAG GATAACTGCGTGACTGTCCCCAACTCTGGCCAGGAGGATGCAGACAGGGATGGAATTGGAGATGCTTGTGACGATGATGCTGATGGAGATGGGATATTAAATGCTGAG GACAACTGCGTGTACACACGCAACACAGACCAGCGCAATATGGACAAGGACAACTTTGGCGATGCCTGTGACAACTGTCGCCAGGTGAAGAACAACGATCAACGGGACATCGATGGTGACGGGAAGGGAGATGAGTGTGACGATGACATGGATGGAGACG GGATCAAAAACCCCATGGACAACTGTAAGAGGGTTCCCAACCCCGATCAAAAAGACGGCGACGGTGATGGGGTAGGAGACGTGTGCGACAGCTGCCCCACCGTCAGTAACCCAGACCAG AAAGATACCGATCACGATCTGGTGGGAGATGTCTGTGACACCAACCAGGACAG TGACGGGGATGGCCACCAAGATTCCCGGGACAACTGCCCGACAGTGCCCAACAGCTCCCAGGTGGACACAGACAACGATGGGCTGGGAGATGAATGCGACGATGACGACGATGATGATGGGATTCCAGATGTGAAACCTCCAGGCCCCGACAACTGTCGCCTTGTCCCTAACCCTGGCCAAGAGGACTCTGACG GTGATGGCGTGGGAAACCTCTGTGAAGATGACTTTGACAGAGACATGGTGATCGACAGGATTGACGTGTGCCCAGAGAACGCAGAAGTGACCCTGACGGACTTCAGGGCTTTCCAGACGGTGGTGCTGGACCCCGAGGGCGATGCACAGATTGACCCCAACTGGATTGTCCTCAACCAG GGCATGGAAATTGTCCAGACCATGAACAGCGATCCTGGCCTGGCTGTAG GTTACACGGCATTCAACGGCGTGGACTTCGAGGGCACGTTCCACGTCAACACGGCCACGGACGACGACTACGCTGGCTTCATATTTGGCTACCAGGACAGTTCCAGCTTTTACGTGGTCATGTGGAAGCAGATGGAGCAGACGTACTGGCAGGCAAACCCCTTCCGAGCGGTGGCCGAACCTGGAATTCAACTGAAG GCTGTGAAGTCTAAGACGGGCCCGGGCGAGTACCTGCGCAATTCCCTCTGGCACACCGGAGACACCACCGACCAGGTCAAGCTGCTGTGGAAAGACCCTCGCAATTCCGGCTGGAAGGACAAGACCTCGTACCGCTGGTTCCTGCAGCACCGGCCCCAGGTCGGGTACATCAG AGCTCGCTTCTACGAAGGCCCTGAGGTCGTAGCAGACACTGGAGTCGTCCTTGATACCACCATGCGAGGAGGACGCCTGGGAGTCTTCTGCTTCTCCCAAGAGaacatcatctggtccaacctgcGTTACCGCTGCAACG ACACCATTCCAGAAGACTACGAAACCTTTCGAGTGCAGCAAGACTAA